Part of the Spinacia oleracea cultivar Varoflay chromosome 5, BTI_SOV_V1, whole genome shotgun sequence genome, cttcctcatagttagttgatgcaggacgtctagctctagaacctcagactctagctggtcctgagaaagaaatgtccctctggcctaGGCCTATCATCCATActatgtaccccgcagacagagtaactggctcaggcgggaactggatactcaagaatggtttggcgatccaataccgcctccaaactccaagtcgatttgcattcagcgcaacaggtttcgggttctcttccttgcagctcgggatctcctgtttcaagccatattgtctcatcactcgagcaggcgagtagaagaccagcattgtgaggcttggcaccctcaaagcagtagaaccaggggcatgcctcatagcagcaattccccaccaaggaactacccaccttatacaagattcaatcccagagagtgcacaccgccactcatccaatgaaagccggccatacaacaTGGGTCGCACAGTTAAACCCTTTCTATtgtagctctccatgttctccggtggtgccaccaacatgagcctctccataagccaaaccttggggagtatacaagaagcgcatttcaaaattcaacattcaaaattcaaatacaagtaaaaaattcaatatacaagaaggctccaaatccttacttggagtaataccggacttcccgacggcaataaagaggggtccgacttcagcatgtcaaggcccatcaatgtttcgccaaccacgagcggcattgggtcccgaccattagcaaactgctctacaatctcaattagggaggcatcgccattgccaaacccctgcttcgaaaacaggaagcgagcaaatatacaaaaactcaaggctctcaagcggaaaactttgggaacatcaagcccaacaaagtaggtgacaaagagggacaaatccacccctctgccgtaTACAACAGAActtaaaagtgggggcttcaggcccaaatacctttcaaagctcaagaaaaagtgtttttCGACActatgttctccggtggtgccaccaacatgagcctctccataagccaaaccttggggaggaTACAAGAagcgcatttcaaaattcaacattcaaaattcaaatacaagtaaaaaattcaatatacaagaaggctccaaatccttacttggagtaataccggacttcccgacggcaataaagaggggtccgacttcagcatgtcaaggcccatcaatgtttcgccaaccacgagcggcattgggtcccgaccattagcaaactgctctacaatctcaattagggaggcatcgccattgccaaacccctgcttcgaaaacaggaagcgagcaaatatacaaaaactcaaggctctcaagcggaaaactttgggaacatcaagcccaacaaagtaggtgacaaagagggacaaatccacccctctgccgtaTACAACAGAActtaaaagtgggggcttcaggcccaaatacctttcaaagctCAAGAAAAACTTTTAGGTGTTTCAGTTTGAACATTTAAAAGTAAAAGTATGAACAACTATATATACTGAATGACACTTGtgcacatatacaatatataaataaataggcTTGAACACTTATTTTTTATCATTTATTGATACAGTTTGAATAAATAACTAAAGAAGTTTGAACATTTTATCTTTATATATTGCACTAATTCTTCAttatgttatgttatgatatgtCTTAGAGAGGTATGAACATTATATGcaaaaataaagaacatttaAGCAAAGGGTTATGAGCATTTATTTATATATGttctaaaatattatttaacatATTAAAGGAAGGAACATAAATTAATATTACCCATATTTATATTTGGCAGAAgaattaaatttaatctattagaatTTGATGTATTTAGTAATACCTTGCGAGTTTGTTTTTCTTCAATATTGATTTTGGGTAACACCTTCCCCAATCCAAAGCCACTTTCCTCCAATTTATTCCGTTTGTGTCCTATTTCCTTTGTCCAGCAGGACACAAGTGGAATTCGTCTTGGAGGAAAAAAGTTCATTCTTTGAACTCTGTCAAAATAGAAAATCTGACATACAAAGTATAAGTGTTAGAAAATCCCTAAGATTGATCAAGTAcattaaaatcatcaatttAGAAGGTGTAAATGAAGTTATACCGTCAATAACGGCAATGGTCCTGTGAAAAATGTTGCTTTGTCCTTTTGTTTCAGGTTTTTCTTATACTGTGCAGTAGTTGAGAGCAGTGCCTCCCACACATACTTGCACCAATTCAAGTTCCGGATCTGctcatgattcatcattgagaACAAAAATTTGAAGTATGCTTGGTTTGACAACGTGCTCTTGATCAACGTGTTGACAGTGACCACCAAGAAGCTTGTAATGAAATTTGCATCCGGTCCAGCCTCAATTTGGTCTTCTTGACTGTAGTACTTTAAAATTTTCTGAACTGATGGGACCTTATTCCCAAAGATCTTTTTCCAACTGTTtatttaaatgagcaaaatttaatTAAGATAAACATTCCCAAACAGAAAGAACAACcaatataaaaagaaagaacaaactcaACAACAACTatgaacaattatgaacaattataTGAATCAGGGTTATAGAAAAAGAACAAGCATAGACATatgaacaaaatttaattaagaaaaacaaaatttaataaATATGAACAAAATTTATTTAGGATTCCACTTTTCATGTATTACTGTCTTCTTCCATCTGTTTTTGTTAatgaacaaaatttaattaaggaaaacattttgaacataagactaaaaactttgaacataaaggaaaaaaactttgaacataatGGAGAAAAGGTTTGAACATATTGGAGAAGCTTTAAACATATTAGGGAAATTTTTTGAACATAATTgataaaaactttgaacataagAAGGAAAAACTATGAATAATTCTATGAGAAACACAGAAAAAACTTTTTCTCATTATAATTGTAGTAAAACTTTCAAATTCTGAATGTATATTAAGCCATACACAATTGAACAAATAACtttaagaaaaagaacatttgtaGTACATGCATAATGCAGTTAGATTTTTGAAGTCTATAATATATTGAAAATATAAGTATAGATTTAAGATCATTTACCTTGCCATGAATGCAGAAAACTCTTCACTAGCCTTGTCAGACTTTGCCTCAACTATGTCTACTTCACCGCTAGGAAGGCCATATATCTTTTTCACGTCCTCAAATTCTATCAGGATTTTCTCATTCTTCGGCAGATAAAGATATTGGCTGTTTTCCTCAAAGTTGTTACATAGCCATGTAACAAATTGTTGGGATGAAGTAGGTAGCTGGAAATCTAGCAATGCTCCTAGACCGATATTCCGAACGGCCTCCTTCTTCTGTTCATTCATCATGGAAATGAAACTGATGAATTTTCCATGTCCTCCTCTAACTCCAGttttttcttcctcttcttctgctACTTTTTCCTTGTAAACAGCAATTGATTTCTTTGGTTTCTTTTTTGCAGGAACTTCTTTGGTAATCATCGCCAAAGGGGAAACCTCCCGTTCCACAATTAAAGCTgattaacaaaaccaaaaattaatgatgaatattgtatttcaaaattttgtagaacattaattatttcaataatgaatattgtatttcaaaattttgaacattatgtattgtaattatgaacattctatttaaatatattaaacattACTTGTTTTACTATTGAACAttctttttaagaaaattgatcattttatataaacaaaatgaacattttaaaTAACATCAATTATTATACTTACATATGGAACTGTTGAAAGGAAGAGTTTATTTTACCTTTTTCTATATTTTCTTCCTTCACTTCATATTCTTCATCAgttattttcctttttgtttttctttcagCAGGTAGGTTTGCTTTTGCTGCTGTTCTTTTTGATGCTGGAAAAGGAACACGTATAAGTAAGTTTTAATAACAATTgtagaatttttaattttatggagaacaaataaattttaaatttacctATTTTTTGTCTTTGTTTTTCAAACCGAACCAACCTCTCTTTCACCGGTACTGTTTTCTCTGTTGGAGAAGAACATACAATTAAGAAGTTTTGATAAACATGTAATACaatgtttaatattttagtATACTAAATATACCTTTTGGCatcttgttttgttctttttcttcttcttcttcccattcttcatcttcttcatcttcctcattttcctcatcttcttcctcttcttcctcttcttcctcattttgttcttcctcctcttcttgctcttcttcatcatttccctctaactcctcttcttcttgaacctcttcttcttcttcctttctttttttcattttcctttttcctttaaCATTGACTTTTGCAAGTTCTGTGAACAGAACAAAATAGTAAAAATGTTTGAACATATTACCCAAAAACTTTGAACGAAATAGTAAAGCTTTGAACATAATGGAGAAAACTTTGAACTTAATATAGAAAACTTTTGAACATGATGGAGAAAAATTTTGAACATATAACCAAATAGTTTGAATAACTGTGAgataaaaacaaaaagaatttttatccaaacaaaaataacattttatgaTAACCAAATGAACGTTCTTTGAAAAAACTTTGAACAATGTTAAATGTAATACCTGTTTTCTGTTCTTCTTTCACTTCTTCAATatcatttttcttatttcttttcAATGCACTCCTAAGAGGAAGAATTCTTCCCTTAACAGGTGCTTTTTTTTCAACTcctgtaaaaaaaattacaatgtatttaacatattaacattttatcaattatcttaaattattttttaacaatgtttttttgtaaatatgtttacctttttgtttttttatttttattatctcaACATCCAAAGGCTCATCCTCATCTTCTTTCTCAGccgctttccttttctttgGAGTATTTGTTACTTTGGAAGTAACTCCAGAAACATCTACATTATTAACAAATACTAAGTACAACTtacataataatatattttgaaTATTTATTGAAATAAGATTGAACAATGTAAATAGTTACCTTTGCCTTCAAATTCTTCTTTGCTAACTACTTCAGCACCAACATTTTGTTGCACTTTCACCATTGATCTTGTACTTCTTCTCGGATTGTATGAATCTGATATGTTGTGCAACTTCTTTTGTAGTTCTTCATCCATAGTAATACTTAGAATGGTGTTCTTCTTGGTAGCTGTTGTCTTCTTTCCTCTTTTTGTGCCTTTACCACCAATGGTTTGAGCTTCACTCTCTGAAGCATTTACATTTTCAACCACCATGGCAATTGTTTTTGTGGCATCAtcgtcttcttttttctttctctcatcttctcttttctttctctcaGCTTCTTTCCTTTCCGCTTCCTCTATCAACTCTTTGTTGTTTTTAGCCATAAGCTGGCTCATTTTTTCTTCatattctttctttctttcctcTAAATCCTTCTTCATTGCTTCACCtttatcttcttcttccttcttcttatTAGCCTCGATCCTCTTGTTTTCAGCTTCTTTCAGCTCAGCTTCTCTTTGGGCATCAGCTGCAGATGCCTTCTCCTCATCCAGTTTTTTCGCTTCTGCATCAGCTGCAGATGCCTTTTCCTCAGCCACTCTTTTGGCTTCTTTCTCAGCTGCAGACGCCTTTTCCTGAGCGACTCTTTTGTCTTCTGCATCAGCTGCAGGTGCCATTTTCTCAGCTTCTATTTGTGCTGCAACGGCAGGTGTATCTATCCTTTTGTCAGCTTCTTTGCTGGCCAttgcagcagcagcagctgcaGCTACCATTTGTGCAgccttttttttgttgttctgCTTTATGCTCTTTGCTAAAAGTTGTTTCAGTAAGTTGTTGCCCCTGATaaacaaagaacaaaaaaattcaataaattaaaACGACAAATGTGTGATCATATATATGAAAACGTATGaaaaatatcatttatatataAAGTTACAAataaagaagaaagaaagagtcgttcaataataaagaataaaccatataaaataaagaacaaacaattccaaatgaatgaacaaacaatgaaACCATTATGAACAAATATGCAGAAGAAAATGAATTGTAAATAAATGCCAAATTCTACCTATTTTTTGTAGCAATCTTTCTTTGTACCAAAGATTTTGAAGACTCTTCTTGATCTTCTTCACTGTTATttgaataatatatttttaatatacatgctattttatataaaaattatGAACGATTCAACTAAATTGAAAATTCATATTAATTTTTACCTTGATGTTTTTTGAACTTCAGGCTGTGATTTTGACGAAGATTTCTTATCTCCTTCACTGTAATTTGAATAGTAAGGTGTAAACGTACAAGTCattttatataaaattaataaaaaattatttaaaaagctAAAAATGGACATTATATTATACTGTGAAATTTGAACCCATGACTAAAAACTTGAACATTAGggtaaaaactttgaacataaagGTAATAAACTTTGAACAAAATGGAGAAAAGTTTTAAACATAATAGGTAAATTTGAACATTTGactaaaaactttgaacataaagGTTAAAAACTTTGAACAAAATGGAGAAAAGCTTTGAACATATAACCAAATAGTTTGACTGAGATATAAACAGAAAGAAAGGCTTTGAACATATGACTAAAAACTTAGAACATAAAGGTTAAAAAATTTGAACGAACAATGGAGAAAAGCTTTGATTATATAGGAGAAGCTTTAAACATAATAAGTAAATTTTTTGATCATAATtcataaaaactttgaacaCAAGGAGGAAATTTTTTGAACATAATTCATAAACGCAGATGAGATAAACTTTCAATTTATGAATGAATATTAAGCCATACACAATTGAACAAATAACtttaagaaaaagaacatttatatTACATGCATAATGTAGTAAAAAATGGACATTATATTATACCTCAATGGTTTTTGAACTTCTGTCTCAGAAGTTGTACATGCCTTCCCATCTCCTTCActgtattttttattaatatgatGTTAATGCACACATTATAttatataatattaaaaatcattcaaatttaataaaaaattgatattatcttATACCTTAATACTTTCTGAACCTCTGGCTGGGATTTAGTTGGTCTTCGCTTAAATTTGAGTATTAACCTTTGTGGTTGTTCTCTAGATTTTATAAATGTATAACTAATGAGTGTCCAGAGCAAAATTCAGTTTGAAGAAatgaatattttatgaaaacaaaatgaacatttaacataaaaacagttatcatgagttttaataataaaaaggaCTGAAGAAATGAACAAAAGTTCAAacattgaaattatgaatatagTAGTTGAAATAATTGAAGATTTCTAAACCAACTTAGTATATCAGAGTAAACGaacattttattaaaaaaaattgaatattttagCAAAATAAATTGAACATTTTTCGCAGATGAGTGTAGATTTAAAATTTTACTGTAGAAAAATTGAATATTAGTACAAAGAACATTTCCATTAtgaatataatactagaaataattcatagtatattccaaaacaaaactctgtaacaaaatatattccagaaaaaaaattgaacattttataaaaagaaaatgaactatcaaaatatattgaatattttataaaaagaaaatgaatattttatcaaaatatattGAACATTTTGGAGACAGACAGTTACCATGATTTCTGGATTTAGTTTTTGGACATATGAATGAACAAATGttcaaattattttaattatatatataacatTCGAAATAATTCAGTATTCCTAAAGAAAATCTCAGTAGACCAAAAAGGATATCCAGTTTGGAATATATGAtcattttccaaaaagatattgAATATTCTGCTATAATCAATTGAACATTTTGCATAAGATAGTTATCATGAGTTCTAAagacttaatttattttacagaGGAATGAACAAAACTCAGTGGACCAAAATGAATATCTAGCTTAAACAATATGAACATTTTACACATAAATTGAACGTCTAACATAAGATTAGAAAAACTCAACAAAAGTTCATCACATTtacattattataataatatttaaattaattgacATTCCCAATCCAAATTTTAATCATCAATAAGATTATTGTTAAATCTCTATGAATATGAACAATGTATCattaatttgtatttgtattgtatCAAATGTCAAAAACGGCACATTCGCAAATTAAATAGAAATAGatattcaaaaacataaaaattactTACTGGAATGTGTCTATTTGCTTTTCAGCTTCAATTTCCTTCTCAATTTCGTATTTTCCAGTTCTGTGATCAAAAAACCAATAGTTAGGGTTTGGTTAAATCATCACGCaacgaaaatgaacattaaattaaaaaCGATTGAACATTAACATAAAATTGATTGAACATAtgtaaattaaaatgaatttatcTACGAAAACTTAAAATAACTTACTCCTTCATGTCTAGTTGCTTTGCATTCCCGATTTTTTGCTCTTCACTAGATCTTCCAGTCCTATAGCCAAAAAATCAGAAGTTAGGGTTTGCTAACATCATAAACCAAAAAATTGACCATTATAATGAAATTACTTGAACATTATAAAGAAAAATACTGAAAATAACtgaattaaacaaatatttaagtAATAAAACAGTTGCATGTTGgaaatctgaaattaaattacatacgtttcctttttttctttcggCATCTTCGTTTTTCTGAAATAGAACGAAAATAAGCAAAATTAGATTTCATTttagttcgaaaataaaatCGAAACATCAGAATCAATTGTAATTACTTACTTTTTGCTTTTCGGTggattttgaagcttgttcatgTCAATTTCGTCACGAACAtccatttttctcttttttttcagTAAAAAGAAGTCACAGATTTCTTCTCTTGATATTTTGTGGAAATTCAGCTTTAATAATGAAGATTAGTAGCggtttgaagagagagaaagttgatTGAGGTGGTTGCAGGAAGTTTAATGGCggttttaagagagagaaaacaacgAAGTAGAAGAGTgggcagaggagagagaaatttttTTGCGTGCTGAGAATTTGAACGGTTTTCGAAatgattttcctcttttttttttgtatttataggCCATTCCTGCGCGAAATTATTACCCTCACgtgccattttttttttcaaaattaactaCCCGCGCGTGGGATTCACGCGCCTAACAATGGCAGGGGGTACAGCCAAGTTGGCTGTACCTGGGTATTTTACCCAAACAACGCTGCGCGTCGTTTTGGGCAGGGGGTACAACCATCTTGGCTGTACCTGGGTATAGCAATTAGGGATatccacgccaggcccagcgcaaggccaggcccagcaatggccttggcgcgcgcgcggggctgcgacgaagtgggctggcgctgtgcttgggccgtaaggcctgcgtgcggtgctagcgtatcactcgaagtgtgttactcgaatcctaaagctagcgggattcgtcatatgattaaatcctaatcctaataaagatagaatttgtttaatagagttttaataagattctaattaaataaattagtatcctaataggattccaagtccttttccataaactctataaataggtgcctagggtcacatgtttacatcgagaattgaagtattcaaaggtaagagtTTCAAGCCACatacacttgccctatttagccgaaatttatagtaccttaagggcgattctagttggtcaatcttaaggcggatccggacgtgctgtggactatctacagagggacgacacttagagtccgaaggacttgttcttgttcggttcgggcgcagctagggagggtacgctacaaagtgtatgcatctgaattatgctaaatgattttgtgtaaataatatgtttcctggctttatggtttttccgcatgatttatgtttattcatatgtatcataacctaacaccaaggggaaaattcaaacccaactgggcaggcccatacatcgtcaagaagatcctctccgggggagcagttgaactaacacacttcgacggaacagaattcagatctcttaccagcctcgatcaactcaagaagttctattcccaagttccatgttcaaattctagaatccaaattcaggtcttgtaaggtagtcagaactacgtccggcctgattccgtaacgggacacgtaggcaacctcatcccgaggcccggccactttaatacaaaaaaattcaaaatttcctcaattaagggcatcctaaaaatcaaatcaaatttcaaagttcaattgttgttattccaaatgtgccaattcaaagcaaagcatgttcaagcggaatttaacacaataacttatttggccctaaggccttcaaagctaattcaaatacaaagtcaagatcaagtgaagcaaagttcaaaagccttttcacttcctaaacacattttccaaacacatctttctaaacacatcttccaaacacattctaaacacaattccttccaata contains:
- the LOC130459145 gene encoding vicilin-like seed storage protein At2g18540 isoform X1, which encodes MDVRDEIDMNKLQNPPKSKKKTKMPKEKKETTGRSSEEQKIGNAKQLDMKETGKYEIEKEIEAEKQIDTFQEQPQRLILKFKRRPTKSQPEVQKVLSEGDGKACTTSETEVQKPLSEGDKKSSSKSQPEVQKTSSEEDQEESSKSLVQRKIATKNRGNNLLKQLLAKSIKQNNKKKAAQMVAAAAAAAMASKEADKRIDTPAVAAQIEAEKMAPAADAEDKRVAQEKASAAEKEAKRVAEEKASAADAEAKKLDEEKASAADAQREAELKEAENKRIEANKKKEEEDKGEAMKKDLEERKKEYEEKMSQLMAKNNKELIEEAERKEAERKKREDERKKKEDDDATKTIAMVVENVNASESEAQTIGGKGTKRGKKTTATKKNTILSITMDEELQKKLHNISDSYNPRRSTRSMVKVQQNVGAEVVSKEEFEGKDVSGVTSKVTNTPKKRKAAEKEDEDEPLDVEIIKIKKQKGVEKKAPVKGRILPLRSALKRNKKNDIEEVKEEQKTELAKVNVKGKRKMKKRKEEEEEVQEEEELEGNDEEEQEEEEEQNEEEEEEEEEDEENEEDEEDEEWEEEEEKEQNKMPKGIFSILKY
- the LOC110780539 gene encoding uncharacterized protein; this encodes MITKEVPAKKKPKKSIAVYKEKVAEEEEEKTGVRGGHGKFISFISMMNEQKKEAVRNIGLGALLDFQLPTSSQQFVTWLCNNFEENSQYLYLPKNEKILIEFEDVKKIYGLPSGEVDIVEAKSDKASEEFSAFMASWKKIFGNKVPSVQKILKYYSQEDQIEAGPDANFITSFLVVTVNTLIKSTLSNQAYFKFLFSMMNHEQIRNLNWCKYVWEALLSTTAQYKKNLKQKDKATFFTGPLPLLTIFYFDRVQRMNFFPPRRIPLVSCWTKEIGHKRNKLEESGFGLGKVLPKINIEEKQTRKTYHNIT
- the LOC130459145 gene encoding uncharacterized protein isoform X2, with the protein product MDVRDEIDMNKLQNPPKSKKKTKMPKEKKETTGRSSEEQKIGNAKQLDMKETGKYEIEKEIEAEKQIDTFHEGDGKACTTSETEVQKPLSEGDKKSSSKSQPEVQKTSSEEDQEESSKSLVQRKIATKNRGNNLLKQLLAKSIKQNNKKKAAQMVAAAAAAAMASKEADKRIDTPAVAAQIEAEKMAPAADAEDKRVAQEKASAAEKEAKRVAEEKASAADAEAKKLDEEKASAADAQREAELKEAENKRIEANKKKEEEDKGEAMKKDLEERKKEYEEKMSQLMAKNNKELIEEAERKEAERKKREDERKKKEDDDATKTIAMVVENVNASESEAQTIGGKGTKRGKKTTATKKNTILSITMDEELQKKLHNISDSYNPRRSTRSMVKVQQNVGAEVVSKEEFEGKDVSGVTSKVTNTPKKRKAAEKEDEDEPLDVEIIKIKKQKGVEKKAPVKGRILPLRSALKRNKKNDIEEVKEEQKTELAKVNVKGKRKMKKRKEEEEEVQEEEELEGNDEEEQEEEEEQNEEEEEEEEEDEENEEDEEDEEWEEEEEKEQNKMPKGIFSILKY